In Fusobacterium simiae, a single genomic region encodes these proteins:
- a CDS encoding OLD family protein: MKKNFEKLKIEMKYELSMKYWESIYECLNGTSLRGYLEYNSDSLPNLEELKNLYSLLEKEEIKLKKGYNKKDVLKSLTTNPFILKYDITENGININNMSEGNKSFVLLELIIQLGNNEFPILIDQPEDDLDNRSVYEGLVKFLRNKKIERQIIVATHNANVVVGADAENIIVANQNGVGTENYNERQFNYKNGALENQIKDSKDILGRRTIQEHICEILEGGKQAFERRKRKYKF; this comes from the coding sequence TTGAAAAAAAATTTTGAAAAATTAAAAATAGAAATGAAATATGAATTATCTATGAAATACTGGGAAAGTATTTATGAATGTTTGAATGGAACAAGTTTAAGAGGATATTTAGAATATAATTCTGATAGTCTTCCAAATTTGGAAGAACTAAAAAATTTATATTCATTATTAGAAAAAGAAGAAATAAAATTAAAAAAAGGTTATAATAAAAAAGATGTATTAAAATCTCTTACAACAAATCCTTTTATTTTAAAATATGATATTACTGAAAATGGTATAAATATAAATAATATGTCTGAAGGGAATAAATCTTTTGTTTTGTTAGAATTGATTATTCAACTAGGTAATAATGAATTTCCAATTTTAATTGATCAACCAGAAGATGATTTAGATAATAGATCAGTTTATGAAGGCTTAGTAAAATTTTTAAGAAATAAAAAAATAGAAAGACAAATAATTGTAGCCACACATAATGCTAATGTTGTTGTTGGGGCAGATGCTGAGAATATAATAGTTGCAAATCAAAATGGAGTGGGAACTGAAAATTATAATGAAAGGCAATTTAATTATAAAAATGGAGCTTTAGAAAATCAAATAAAAGATAGCAAAGATATATTAGGAAGAAGAACTATTCAAGAACATATTTGTGAAATATTGGAAGGAGGAAAGCAGGCATTTGAAAGAAGAAAAAGAAAATATAAATTTTAG